A stretch of Patescibacteria group bacterium DNA encodes these proteins:
- a CDS encoding patatin-like phospholipase family protein, with amino-acid sequence MTTQRKTVGLALGSGGVRGMAHVGVIRTFLKHGIPMDFFAGSSVGAWVGAHYALYQDIDRLIDDTVGKRREKMKALFEPTLKGGLVKGRKVEKLLTLFLADSDFSALRAPLAVVATDLRTGMPVVFREGKLAPAVRASIAIPTFFQPVLYEGQLLVDGGISDPVPSDLVRSMGADIVVAINLNVLPPQTDRLANGDLKLTGVSTRTLDIMRHWLAEQAVRNADVVIAPSIVYAGLKTWGKYFTSEVGRQIMEQGADAAEAAVPEILQLLRD; translated from the coding sequence ATGACAACACAAAGAAAAACAGTTGGCCTGGCACTGGGTAGTGGAGGCGTTCGCGGCATGGCGCACGTCGGCGTTATTCGGACATTTTTGAAACACGGCATACCAATGGATTTTTTCGCCGGCAGCTCGGTTGGCGCTTGGGTGGGTGCGCACTACGCGTTATATCAAGACATTGATCGGTTAATTGACGACACGGTTGGGAAGCGGAGAGAAAAAATGAAGGCTCTTTTTGAGCCGACACTGAAAGGCGGTTTAGTGAAAGGTAGAAAAGTAGAAAAACTGCTCACCTTATTTTTGGCAGACAGCGATTTTTCTGCACTGCGGGCGCCGCTGGCGGTGGTCGCCACCGATTTACGAACCGGTATGCCGGTGGTGTTTCGTGAGGGGAAATTAGCGCCAGCAGTTCGAGCCAGCATTGCTATCCCAACTTTTTTTCAGCCAGTGCTGTATGAAGGTCAACTGCTGGTGGATGGCGGTATATCTGACCCAGTGCCGAGCGACCTGGTGCGTAGCATGGGGGCGGACATTGTGGTGGCCATCAACTTAAACGTTTTACCACCACAAACTGATCGCTTGGCAAATGGTGATTTAAAATTGACGGGTGTCAGCACTCGGACGCTCGATATTATGCGTCACTGGCTAGCTGAACAGGCGGTGAGAAATGCCGATGTGGTAATTGCGCCAAGTATTGTGTACGCCGGTTTAAAAACGTGGGGAAAGTATTTTACGAGTGAAGTGGGGCGACAAATTATGGAGCAAGGCGCTGACGCCGCTGAAGCGGCTGTGCCGGAAATTTTGCAATTACTCCGAGACTAA
- a CDS encoding NAD-dependent epimerase/dehydratase family protein: MEITAVENTPIAPKSTRPRRKKVAAVTPEHRYLVTGGAGFIGSHVVDALLSTGAEVVVLDDFSSGKPENLEQHKKNSKLTIVEQSITSDLSKVIPPNRFDAVFHLAAIPRVRESIEHPEVTNEINVGGTLHMLEACRNANVKRFIFSSSAAVYGSPVTLPTPEVAAIDPLSPYALQKRVGELYCTLYQKLYGLETVVLRYFNVYGPRMDASSDYAGLIPKFIELLHSNTSPIIYGDGNQTRDFIFVRDVAAANIAALTAPIEKCDMPINVGTGKPISVNDFVTLLRELTSASVEPTFGPAITEPRKSQANIDRLEQVLGITPTISLRDGLAEILLEHTNKS; encoded by the coding sequence ATGGAAATAACAGCCGTAGAAAATACCCCCATAGCCCCAAAAAGTACTCGTCCACGACGAAAAAAGGTTGCGGCAGTAACTCCCGAACACCGATACCTCGTTACCGGCGGTGCTGGGTTTATTGGTAGCCACGTTGTCGACGCGCTCCTCAGCACTGGTGCCGAGGTGGTAGTGCTTGATGATTTTTCTTCTGGTAAGCCAGAAAACCTCGAGCAGCATAAAAAAAATTCAAAATTGACGATTGTCGAGCAAAGCATTACGTCTGACCTTTCAAAAGTTATCCCACCAAACCGCTTTGACGCGGTCTTCCACTTGGCGGCTATACCACGAGTTCGTGAATCTATTGAACACCCCGAAGTAACAAACGAGATAAACGTCGGCGGTACGCTGCACATGCTCGAAGCATGCCGCAATGCCAACGTTAAACGATTCATTTTTTCTTCCAGTGCCGCAGTCTACGGCAGCCCCGTCACCTTACCAACACCCGAAGTAGCCGCCATTGACCCACTCTCTCCGTATGCCCTCCAAAAACGGGTGGGTGAACTCTACTGCACGTTGTATCAAAAACTCTATGGGCTAGAAACCGTCGTCCTCCGCTACTTCAACGTCTATGGCCCACGAATGGACGCATCGAGCGACTACGCTGGTCTCATTCCAAAATTCATTGAACTGCTGCACAGTAATACCTCCCCTATTATTTACGGCGACGGCAATCAAACGCGCGATTTTATTTTTGTACGCGACGTCGCTGCCGCCAATATAGCGGCACTTACCGCACCAATCGAAAAGTGCGACATGCCTATTAACGTTGGTACTGGCAAACCAATATCGGTTAATGATTTTGTTACTCTGCTTCGTGAACTCACCAGTGCATCAGTCGAGCCAACCTTCGGCCCAGCCATTACCGAACCACGGAAAAGTCAGGCCAATATTGACCGCCTCGAGCAAGTGCTCGGCATCACCCCCACCATCTCGCTTCGCGACGGCCTTGCAGAAATACTACTCGAACACACGAACAAATCTTAG
- a CDS encoding riboflavin kinase, with translation MPRISQKILSDVRGFVIHGAHTGRTLGYPTANLSTHYFRNHNVPKGVYAGWATIGNKTYMAAVVIGVDEKLEVHLIGFQSQIYGRWLRVKLVVRLRNLTRFTSRQALINQIARDVKGARRHLATSRAAK, from the coding sequence ATGCCCCGCATTTCTCAAAAAATATTGTCAGACGTACGAGGATTCGTTATTCATGGCGCCCACACGGGTCGAACATTGGGTTATCCGACGGCCAACCTCAGTACACACTACTTTCGGAATCACAACGTGCCGAAAGGTGTGTACGCTGGGTGGGCAACCATTGGTAATAAGACGTACATGGCGGCGGTTGTCATTGGAGTGGATGAGAAGCTGGAAGTTCACCTGATTGGTTTTCAATCTCAAATTTATGGCAGATGGCTTCGGGTGAAGCTAGTTGTTCGTTTACGAAATTTGACCCGTTTCACTAGTCGTCAGGCTTTGATTAACCAAATTGCCCGTGACGTTAAGGGTGCCAGACGACACCTTGCCACAAGCCGAGCCGCCAAGTAA
- the dnaG gene encoding DNA primase, which translates to MTPVEEIKSRLDIVDVLSEYIPLKPAGANWRGRCPFHEEKTPSFMVSKPKQIWHCFGCGEGGDMFSFIMKLEGLEFPDALRLLGVKAGVVVKTEAPERRTERERIGRVMAMSVAFWQQQLWDAAEARTAREYLQNERHILPNTIREWHLGFAVNSWDALTSYLASQGVSKGDMVSAGVAVRKAAAAGRSVYDRFRNRIMFPLMNAHGQVVGATGRILPGTEVSETGVTEAKYVNTPETLLYKKGEVLYGLDQAKQAIRQQQVAVIVEGNVDVVTSHQAGIRHVIAASGTALTAEHVRLLKRYTNRVAFAFDSDVAGESASLRGVITALEGGLDVLRIVLPKRSDGSAYKDPDECIRDNPQLWVAATAAARPFLDDLMERATTLRDLRDVNEKRAVIAEFMALLKRIPDSVVVAHYRQELAQRVGVSDAELTAELRQAKTVRDRPQFATHAQPKAAADPKRRLSERLLAGIIAAPELSSYAFDVLAPEYLDEVVQTLYKEMTLFYTTNSNQPIIWLGQSFAKYLAELQGGAALAEQLDVLSLLFDHSMGDGEPDAIRRDITEAVRLLKRHFLRERSEELARRIAALERLPDKDEQTLNDLLTEFQRVSSSLTHLES; encoded by the coding sequence ATGACTCCAGTCGAAGAAATAAAATCGAGACTCGACATAGTGGACGTACTTTCGGAGTACATTCCTCTAAAGCCGGCTGGGGCAAATTGGCGGGGGCGTTGCCCGTTTCATGAAGAAAAGACGCCGTCATTCATGGTGAGTAAGCCGAAGCAGATTTGGCACTGTTTTGGCTGCGGCGAAGGGGGCGATATGTTCTCGTTCATTATGAAACTGGAAGGCTTGGAGTTTCCTGATGCCTTGCGACTCCTTGGTGTGAAAGCTGGCGTTGTTGTTAAGACAGAAGCGCCAGAACGCCGAACCGAACGCGAGCGGATTGGTCGGGTGATGGCGATGAGCGTTGCGTTTTGGCAGCAGCAACTGTGGGACGCAGCTGAAGCGCGAACAGCCCGTGAGTATTTGCAAAATGAGCGACATATTTTACCAAACACTATTCGTGAGTGGCACTTAGGATTTGCCGTAAACAGTTGGGACGCTTTGACAAGCTATCTAGCTTCGCAAGGAGTGAGCAAGGGAGATATGGTAAGCGCTGGCGTCGCTGTGCGAAAAGCGGCAGCGGCTGGTCGCAGCGTCTATGACCGCTTTCGTAATCGCATTATGTTCCCGCTCATGAATGCTCATGGGCAAGTGGTTGGTGCCACCGGGAGAATTTTACCAGGCACAGAGGTAAGTGAAACTGGGGTGACCGAGGCAAAATACGTGAACACACCCGAAACCTTATTATATAAAAAAGGTGAGGTGCTCTATGGCTTGGATCAAGCGAAGCAAGCCATTCGGCAGCAGCAGGTGGCGGTTATCGTTGAGGGAAACGTGGACGTTGTAACATCGCATCAGGCCGGTATTCGGCATGTGATTGCGGCGTCGGGTACGGCACTAACCGCAGAACACGTGCGCCTGCTTAAGCGCTATACGAATCGGGTGGCTTTTGCGTTTGATAGTGACGTGGCAGGGGAGTCGGCGAGCTTGCGAGGTGTAATTACGGCACTTGAGGGTGGACTAGACGTACTTCGGATAGTGCTACCTAAACGAAGCGACGGCTCAGCATACAAAGATCCCGATGAGTGCATACGAGACAACCCGCAACTATGGGTTGCTGCAACAGCAGCGGCGCGCCCGTTCCTCGATGACCTCATGGAGCGAGCCACGACACTTCGTGATTTGCGGGATGTAAACGAAAAGCGAGCGGTGATTGCCGAGTTCATGGCGTTACTAAAACGTATACCTGATTCGGTCGTGGTGGCGCATTATCGTCAGGAGCTTGCTCAACGAGTCGGTGTTTCAGATGCCGAACTTACCGCCGAGCTGCGGCAAGCGAAGACCGTGCGAGACAGACCGCAGTTCGCTACTCATGCGCAACCAAAAGCAGCGGCTGATCCAAAACGGCGACTGTCGGAACGACTATTGGCCGGTATTATTGCCGCACCAGAGCTGTCGAGCTATGCCTTTGACGTCCTGGCACCCGAGTATTTAGACGAAGTCGTGCAGACGCTGTACAAGGAGATGACCCTCTTCTATACTACGAATAGCAACCAGCCTATTATTTGGCTTGGACAATCATTTGCAAAATATCTTGCCGAGTTACAGGGTGGCGCCGCCCTCGCTGAGCAACTCGACGTTTTATCGCTCCTTTTCGATCACTCCATGGGCGACGGAGAGCCAGATGCAATTCGCCGCGATATAACCGAGGCGGTTCGTTTGTTGAAGCGTCATTTTTTACGCGAACGGTCTGAAGAGCTTGCTCGACGGATTGCCGCCTTAGAACGTCTGCCAGACAAAGATGAGCAGACGCTGAACGATTTACTTACTGAGTTTCAAAGAGTCAGCTCTTCTCTTACGCATCTAGAATCATAA